A window from Kovacikia minuta CCNUW1 encodes these proteins:
- a CDS encoding cyclic nucleotide-binding domain-containing protein — translation MLTSVDRLIFVRGVPIFRELRDDFLVRLASIMDELSFPANHTIFTEGQEGRSLYIVVSGRVRVHIGSPGNCPT, via the coding sequence ATGTTAACGAGCGTCGATCGATTGATCTTTGTCCGGGGAGTCCCCATCTTTAGAGAGCTGCGGGACGACTTCCTGGTGCGGTTGGCGTCCATTATGGATGAGTTGTCGTTTCCAGCAAACCACACGATCTTTACCGAAGGGCAGGAGGGACGATCGCTCTACATCGTCGTTTCCGGTCGGGTACGCGTCCATATTGGCAGTCCAGGAAATTGTCCAACTTGA
- a CDS encoding Crp/Fnr family transcriptional regulator → MAVQEIVQLEQGTCFGEMSLFDAEPRSASVTTLETCECLMLTQQQLYEAIDETPGIAVNIIRLLSRRIRELNQKINLVKGETLKPTPPTQPSSQSSSPPPPQSPPPPIYRPAKLR, encoded by the coding sequence TTGGCAGTCCAGGAAATTGTCCAACTTGAGCAGGGCACCTGCTTTGGCGAAATGTCTTTGTTTGATGCGGAACCCCGCTCCGCTTCAGTTACCACCCTGGAAACCTGCGAATGTCTGATGCTGACCCAACAGCAGTTGTACGAAGCGATCGACGAAACCCCCGGTATTGCTGTTAATATCATCCGGCTTCTGTCTCGCCGCATCCGCGAACTAAACCAGAAAATAAACCTGGTTAAGGGAGAAACCCTGAAGCCTACCCCTCCGACCCAACCCTCTTCCCAATCCTCTTCTCCGCCCCCTCCCCAATCTCCTCCTCCTCCCATATACCGGCCTGCGAAGCTGCGGTAA